In one Leptospira fletcheri genomic region, the following are encoded:
- a CDS encoding alpha/beta hydrolase, translating into MVRTKILSILFLSIFASCSANIALNGDLQHPKTSDNWNLTIEHFSPANGSNPKKYPVILCHGFIANRKYFKINEKSSLVAGLQKEGYDVWLLDLRGRQDAGSPSLFFGEKTFDYSIDEYIKQDMGAAIKYVLDATGKEKVNWIGHSMGGMISYARIGSLGETRVANLVTIGSPMIMDPPSRALQLWSDFTWGLYLWPVVPTETWSRIRGGTGIPFLPKKNFEELFWHADNIDPKIVSGVLTSSIASVTKREARQMDKVIETGSFRSEDGKTNYADGLANIKIPALLIGGRRDKLGFMYSLRFVYDTIGSSDKTMFVASKGKGLSDDYGHTDLLIGKKADEEVFPFLLQWLNKRN; encoded by the coding sequence AAAATCCTCTCGATCCTTTTTCTTTCGATATTCGCCTCGTGTTCGGCGAATATCGCCCTAAACGGAGACCTTCAACACCCGAAGACTTCGGATAATTGGAATTTAACGATAGAACATTTTTCCCCGGCAAACGGCTCGAATCCTAAAAAATATCCGGTTATTCTCTGCCACGGCTTCATAGCGAACCGAAAATACTTTAAGATCAACGAAAAATCCTCCTTAGTCGCAGGCCTCCAAAAAGAAGGATACGACGTTTGGCTTTTGGACCTCCGCGGAAGACAGGATGCGGGTTCCCCTTCCCTCTTTTTCGGAGAAAAAACCTTCGACTATTCCATTGATGAATACATCAAGCAGGACATGGGCGCGGCTATTAAATATGTATTGGACGCCACGGGAAAAGAGAAAGTCAATTGGATCGGACATAGTATGGGCGGCATGATTTCGTACGCCCGTATCGGAAGCTTGGGAGAAACAAGAGTAGCCAACCTAGTCACCATCGGTTCGCCCATGATCATGGATCCGCCTTCCAGGGCGCTCCAATTGTGGTCCGACTTTACTTGGGGATTGTATTTATGGCCTGTGGTTCCCACGGAAACCTGGTCAAGAATCCGAGGCGGCACTGGGATTCCGTTTTTACCTAAAAAGAATTTCGAAGAATTGTTTTGGCATGCGGATAATATAGATCCCAAGATCGTTAGTGGAGTTTTGACCTCTTCGATCGCTTCCGTCACGAAACGGGAAGCGAGGCAAATGGACAAAGTTATCGAAACCGGATCCTTCCGTTCCGAAGACGGAAAAACGAACTACGCGGATGGATTGGCGAATATAAAAATTCCCGCCTTACTGATCGGAGGGAGAAGGGATAAACTCGGTTTTATGTATTCCCTTAGATTCGTTTACGACACGATCGGATCCTCGGATAAAACCATGTTCGTTGCGTCCAAAGGAAAAGGCCTTTCCGACGATTACGGTCACACGGATCTATTAATCGGAAAAAAAGCCGACGAAGAGGTCTTCCCCTTTCTCTTACAATGGTTGAACAAAAGGAATTAA
- a CDS encoding alpha/beta hydrolase — MKFRIASTFLFPILVFSLFASCTRYVRITEEKFTKQTANVAPNVYLTTFSEIDSEHPPILILDPILVNKKALYLGDYSGLIGVLNGNGFSVWLLHFDSYADLDLKEIGDKILPQAISQIQRVSNRKDYILGGVSLGGQAVLHYLRGKKDSSIYKSFFLGTGMDYKYNDSFLEDMKKEKRFGKDLTDICKGKDTFCSRFISYDQDDPSTLFVYRNLWNYLPSLEENPKNWVDFESSDFPTLFIAGKIDNVAPSESIHPVYRRKKGASQFVEIGRDNRANIDYDHLSLFAHEGAASEIYQKIADWLKKKKGD, encoded by the coding sequence ATGAAATTTAGAATCGCATCGACCTTCCTTTTTCCGATTTTAGTTTTTTCTCTATTCGCTTCCTGTACTCGATATGTAAGGATCACCGAGGAGAAATTCACGAAGCAAACGGCAAACGTGGCGCCGAACGTTTATTTAACGACCTTCTCCGAAATCGATTCGGAGCATCCTCCGATTCTGATCCTCGACCCTATCTTGGTGAACAAGAAGGCGCTATACCTGGGCGATTATTCCGGACTGATCGGAGTATTGAACGGCAACGGATTTTCCGTCTGGCTTTTACACTTCGATTCTTATGCGGATTTGGATTTAAAAGAAATCGGGGATAAAATTCTTCCGCAAGCGATCTCCCAAATCCAAAGAGTGAGCAATCGAAAGGATTATATCTTGGGGGGAGTTTCCCTCGGCGGACAAGCGGTCCTCCATTACCTTCGCGGAAAAAAAGATTCTTCCATCTATAAGAGTTTCTTCCTCGGAACCGGGATGGATTACAAATACAACGACAGTTTCCTGGAAGATATGAAAAAGGAAAAGAGGTTCGGCAAGGATCTGACGGACATCTGCAAAGGAAAGGACACGTTCTGCTCGCGTTTTATCTCTTACGACCAGGACGATCCTTCTACGCTATTCGTATATAGGAATCTTTGGAATTACCTTCCTAGTTTGGAGGAAAACCCCAAAAACTGGGTGGATTTCGAATCCTCCGATTTTCCCACTTTGTTCATCGCGGGAAAGATAGACAATGTCGCTCCTTCCGAATCGATCCACCCGGTGTATCGCAGAAAAAAAGGGGCTTCTCAATTCGTGGAAATCGGTCGCGACAATCGCGCGAACATCGATTACGACCATCTCTCTCTATTTGCGCATGAAGGAGCAGCGTCCGAGATATATCAAAAAATCGCCGACTGGCTGAAAAAGAAAAAGGGAGATTGA